The nucleotide sequence TCTTTAAACTTTGGTGCTCCTTCTCTACAAACATTTTTTACAATTATCTCCTGCTTTTCTTCATCATACCAAACCTCTATATCATCACACGCCATCCCACAGACGGGACAAGTTATGCCCCTAAAAACCTTCATAGTCATAAATCTCACCCATATATCTTTTTCATAATCTCTTCAGCAGTTAATATCTCAGCTTTTCCTTTAACTGGTTCAACATAGACATAACACCCCTTATAGAGTGGAGAACCCATGGATTCAGTGTATGAGCCAATAACAACATTAGCCCAAATAGACCTTGGAATAAATACAGTTCCCTCTTGGAGAGAATCATCAGGAATTGCTCTTAGAGTTATACTTGCTTTCTTATCCTCACTGATTACATTCACGTACTTTGGCTTTCCAAGATAGGCATAGTCATTTGGATGAATATAGCAGACTGCACACTCTTTAACGTATTTTTCAGTGAATTTCTTTCCTCCTTTGATGATTTCTCCCTGAACAACAGTACTTCCAGTGTTTAGAAGAGCTTTAATTCCTCCATCATATCTGTAATCTTCATAGCATTCATACAACTCTGGCTCTATAAGTCCAAGGTTTTTCTCTTTTAAAGCATACAAAACTCCTTTTGGTTTTCTACTTATCGCATAATCTCCAATAAATTTGAGATATTCTCCATAAATTGTCATATCATTTATGTTTAAATCCTTCTCTTCCCCAATAAATTCAAATCCTGGGGCAAAAAATCTTATTCTTCCACAAACAACTATTGTTCCTTTTGTCATCTCTACTCCAACAGCCCTCTCAGCATTTCCTCCGATATAGATAAATCCTCCATTCTGCCTAATCCCACAAAACTGCCTAACATTTCCTTTTATAATAATCTCTCCGCCTGTTATTGCAGCCCCAACGTTGTTTCCAGCATCTCCTTCAACAATAATCTTTCCTCCCTTCATTCCATGCCAACTCCCCCTATAAGCAGAACCAACATAATCTCCAGCGTTTCCGTTGATTTTTATTAACCCTCCTTCCATCTCCCTACCAACCCAGTGTTTTGCATTTCCATTAACAATAATCTCTCCGCCTTTCATTTCAGAACCAAGCTGGATTCCAACATTTCCATTTATTATAATTTTACCAGAGCTCATTTGATAGCCAATATACTTTACCCTCTCAACATCTCCTTCAATTATTATTGTTACATCTTTTTCGCCATTTGAGCTTATATCAACATCAAAGAACTCTGAAATTGGGTATCTATTAGGCCCCTGCCAAACTAATAGAGATTCAATTTCCTCTTTACTCTTATTTGCAAATATATCTGGATTTATAACTTCTGCCTCTATTGGAATGTCTGGCTCTCCTTTTGGTATCAAGATGATTTCCATAGCTATTCACCCACATTTATTGGCGTTGCTTTTGTTAAATAATGCTCTGTTGTTGGATAATTGGTGAAATCAAATGTATAATACTTAAACCACTCTCTAACATCCTTAATCATTTCATTATAGATTTCTTCATCTGGGAATTTGGCATTGCAGTAATATGTTTTCCCATCAGGTGTTGAAACAATCTTTCCATTGTGAGCAACAATTACTCCACCGTTTATGGTGTATTCTGTACAAGAAAACTTCTTTTCTATGGTTTTGTAGTCATTTGGATTCAATGTATCTGGATTTATATCATAGATAGCTATGTCAGCATCAGCTCCAACACCCAAATGCCCCTTAATTGGTGCTAATCCAACAGCTTTTGCTGGTGTAGCCCTTGTAATTGTTGCTATTTCAAATAAACTCATTTCTCTATCAATGTTTGGAAGGTCTGTTCTCTCAGAAGCCCATTTGTGGCATTCTTTTAGCATATCTTCTCTTGCTTTTTTAGACATTAGCCATGAGATAACTTTTGGATAGTTTGTAAATGAGCCACCATTTGGACTGTCTGTTGTCATAACAACCTTCCATGGGTCTTCAACTCCTAACAACAACTCTAAACCCATTGCCCACTGAACGCTATGCACACCATTTTTCTTTTTGTAGGTGAAAGGAACAATACCAGAACCGCACTCTAATTCAACATCATCATTAGACCATTTTCCTCCAGTTAAAACAGCTAAATCGTATAAATTAGGTCCATCCCCAGTCATACAAATTGCTGGACCAAAAACAACACAACCACTGTCAATAACAACGTGTTTTGATTTATTTACATAGTCAATAATCCCTTTTGTTCCTGATTCAAAATCCTTCCATGAAGTCCCACCAAACGCGTTAAACTGCACATGAGTTAAATAAATGCTCTGCTCTCTCTCATAAGGAACTTTTGTCTTTATTTCTTCCTCAATCTCAACTTTTGGATTTGCCTTTACATCCTTTGGAACTGCTAATGTCTCTCTTGCTATCTCCCAATTTCCTGGATGTCCTAAACCATTGGCATGAACGTGTATTGACATTGGATAACCTAGCATTTCATTTACTTCTGCTAACCCTCTAATAATTTCTCTTGGTGTAACTTCAAAATGCAAATTTGGCTCATCTAAGGAATAGATGTTTAAACCCCAACCCCAATTTTCTACACCAGCAGGATTTACACACTTAATTCCAAAAGTTTTATGAGTTTTAATCATCCATGCAACATAGGCAGCGGTTTTTTCAATATCTCCTTCTTTTAAATACCTCATAATAAACCAATTGTTTCCAAGCATTAAGTATGCACATTTATTTAAAATAGGGACGTGCTTTAGCTCTTCATGAGTGTGTTTTGCAAGCATTGGTGGTGTTGCAGCTTCGCAAACGGTTGTATAACCCATTAGAGTATATTTATAACCCATAGCATAGCTTGAAGGCACGACATTTCCAGTTCCGCTGTGGGTTATATCAGTTTTTTCCATGCTGTGTTTGTGTTGGTACTCTGGACACATTAATCTACCAACTGTAACTTTAGGCCCAGCAACGTGAGTGTGGGAATCAACCCCTCCTGGCATTACTGTTTTGTTTGTAGCATCAATAACCTTTGCTTCTTTTAGGTCATTTGGCGATAGCTCTTCAACAATCTTTCCATCTTTAACAAAGATATCCATTTTTTCTCCATCAATTCCATTCAGTGGGTCAAACACGTATCCATTTTTTATTACAAGATTCATAATATCACCAAAAATCTAATTTTGGCAGGATGGACAGATGGTTTCATTTTCTTTTTGTATAAACGGCTCGTTGCAGATTTCACACAGCTTTATAGATTTTTTTGATTTGCTTGGAACAAGAATATCAACAAACTCGTAAGAGTAGATATCTTCACCAGCATTGACAATGTCTAAAATAACATCATCATGGGGAACTTTTTCAATGTTTAGATACCAAGCATGAAGCTTTGGATATTTGGCAGTTTTTTTAGGGTCAAGAATTATTCTAACCCCTTTCACAACTTCCCCCTCTCTACCCCATTTATTTACAGTAACTGCCATCTTTCCAGTGTCACTGATTTTTAATCTCTTATTTCCAGTTGTGCATTTTCCGAGAATTTGGAATGCATCAGGAATGCAGTTGTAGGTTTCGCAGGTAACATAAACTCTGTCTTTTTCAT is from Methanocaldococcus bathoardescens and encodes:
- a CDS encoding formylmethanofuran dehydrogenase subunit C codes for the protein MEIILIPKGEPDIPIEAEVINPDIFANKSKEEIESLLVWQGPNRYPISEFFDVDISSNGEKDVTIIIEGDVERVKYIGYQMSSGKIIINGNVGIQLGSEMKGGEIIVNGNAKHWVGREMEGGLIKINGNAGDYVGSAYRGSWHGMKGGKIIVEGDAGNNVGAAITGGEIIIKGNVRQFCGIRQNGGFIYIGGNAERAVGVEMTKGTIVVCGRIRFFAPGFEFIGEEKDLNINDMTIYGEYLKFIGDYAISRKPKGVLYALKEKNLGLIEPELYECYEDYRYDGGIKALLNTGSTVVQGEIIKGGKKFTEKYVKECAVCYIHPNDYAYLGKPKYVNVISEDKKASITLRAIPDDSLQEGTVFIPRSIWANVVIGSYTESMGSPLYKGCYVYVEPVKGKAEILTAEEIMKKIYG
- a CDS encoding formylmethanofuran dehydrogenase subunit A, producing the protein MNLVIKNGYVFDPLNGIDGEKMDIFVKDGKIVEELSPNDLKEAKVIDATNKTVMPGGVDSHTHVAGPKVTVGRLMCPEYQHKHSMEKTDITHSGTGNVVPSSYAMGYKYTLMGYTTVCEAATPPMLAKHTHEELKHVPILNKCAYLMLGNNWFIMRYLKEGDIEKTAAYVAWMIKTHKTFGIKCVNPAGVENWGWGLNIYSLDEPNLHFEVTPREIIRGLAEVNEMLGYPMSIHVHANGLGHPGNWEIARETLAVPKDVKANPKVEIEEEIKTKVPYEREQSIYLTHVQFNAFGGTSWKDFESGTKGIIDYVNKSKHVVIDSGCVVFGPAICMTGDGPNLYDLAVLTGGKWSNDDVELECGSGIVPFTYKKKNGVHSVQWAMGLELLLGVEDPWKVVMTTDSPNGGSFTNYPKVISWLMSKKAREDMLKECHKWASERTDLPNIDREMSLFEIATITRATPAKAVGLAPIKGHLGVGADADIAIYDINPDTLNPNDYKTIEKKFSCTEYTINGGVIVAHNGKIVSTPDGKTYYCNAKFPDEEIYNEMIKDVREWFKYYTFDFTNYPTTEHYLTKATPINVGE
- a CDS encoding FmdE family protein; the protein is MDVLNSIANKLSGIKKEDIEKVIDFHGCLSPGVLIGIFMFNLAKKILNIDEKDRVYVTCETYNCIPDAFQILGKCTTGNKRLKISDTGKMAVTVNKWGREGEVVKGVRIILDPKKTAKYPKLHAWYLNIEKVPHDDVILDIVNAGEDIYSYEFVDILVPSKSKKSIKLCEICNEPFIQKENETICPSCQN